From the genome of Rhizobacter sp. AJA081-3:
GCGGCGCACCAGTTCGGCACGCGGATCCTCGGGCTCCTGGCCGTCCACGCTCTTCTTCGGCGGCAGCAGCATGCGCGACTTGATCTCGATGAGCATCGCCGCCATCAGCAGGTACTCGCTGGCCAGCTCGAGATTCGTCTTGCGGATCTGGTCGACGTAGGCGAGGTACTGGCGCGTCACGTCGGCCAGCGGGATGTCGAGGATGTTGAAGTTCTGCTTGCGGATCAGGTAGAGCAGCAGGTCCAGCGGGCCCTCGAAGGCCTCGAGGAACACCTCCAGCGCATCCGGCGGGATGTACAGGTCGGTGGGCATCGCGAACAGCGGCTCGCCGTACAGGCGCGCCACCGCCACGGCATCGACCACGGCCGGCGGCAGCGCCTGCGCGTCGGGCGAGGGCGCAGGCATCACGGGCACCTCGGGTGCCAGGGCGTGCTGGCTCACTCCGCCTTGGTCTGGTAGACGTAGGGCTGCTGCGGGACGCGGGCGTCCTGGTAGTCGGCCTGCGCCGCGCGGTCGATGCGCTTGTCCCACAGCAGGGCGCGGCCGGCGCGTTGCTCGTCTTCGAGCGTGGGCCGTGCGGCCTTGAGCTGCTCGATGAAGCTGGTGACGTCGGAGGTGTAGGGTTTCCAGAACAGCGGCATGGCGCGGGTGCTGCAGCCCTGTCGAGGGTGCCGGCACGAAGTTGAACTAGCCATTTTACCGGCAGCGGTGAAGGCCCCCTAGGCTTCGACCCGGCGCAGCCCCTGCGCACCCTCGAGGAAGCGGTGCGGTTCGCCCAACAGCCAGCGGGCCAGCTCGTCCAGGCGGGTCGAGCCCACCTCGAGCGCCGAGAATTCCGCCGTCACCGTCTCGAAGCCGTCGAAGTTGACGAACTTGAAGTGCAGCCGGCCGCGGTCGTGTTCGGGCGTGACATGCACGCCCAGCACGAAATCGACCGCCAGCTCGTAGCGCATCTCCTGCAGCTTGCCGTTGTCGGGGTTGCGCACGGCCTGCGAATGCACCGGCGCGCCGCTCTGGCGGATGCGCGACTCGATCTGCTCGATGTCTGGCAGGAAGTCCTTCACCAGCGCGAGCTTCTGGCCGTTCCGCAGCCGGGCATGCAGCGCGATGTGGTCGTAGACGTCGTTGCCGCGCAGCTTCTTGCGCCGCGCGTCGACCTTCATCCCGGTCAGCGGCAGCTGGTCGAACGAGGTGCGCCGGTCGAGCACGTAGCGCACCTTGGACACCGGCTTGAGCACCTCCAGCTGGCGCAGCAGCGTATCGAAGTAGGTGAACACCGTCTTGCACGCGGATTCGGCCAGCAGCGTGTTTCGCTCCAGCGCCGCCACGTCGACGGTCTGTTCGGCCTTGACAGCTTCGGCCTGGCGTTTGAGGTCGTCGAGAAAGCCCACGGCGTCGAGAATCAGTCGGGATGCGGCAAGGATATCGCAGCGCCCGGGCGGGGTGTTTCATCAAACCCAGGGGGGTGCTCTGTCACGATGCGGCATGACCGAAATCGAGCTGAAGTTCCAGGTGCCCGCCGAAAGACGCGCGGCCGTGGCGGCGGCGGTGGCCGGCCGCTCCGGCGCCGGGCAGGTGCAGCGCCTGCAGGCGGCCTACCACGACACCGCCGAGCGCACCCTGGCGAACGCCGGCGTGGCGCTGCGGCTGCGTCGCGAGGGTCCACGCTGGGTGCAGACGCTCAAGGCCAGCGGCGGCGATGCCATGACCCGGCTGGAGCACAACGTCGTGCGGCCGGGGCGGACAGCTGCCGCGCCGCCACTGGACGTGGCACTGCATGCCGGTACGCCCGCCGGTGCGCGCCTGGCCGAGGTGCTCTCGGGCGCAGCCGATCCGGTGCTGGCCTGCCAGTTCCGCACCGACATCCGCCGCCTGTCGCGCCAGGTGCGCACGCATGGTGCGGTGGTGGAGCTGGCCTTCGACACGGGAAGCGTGCAGGCCGAAACGCAGTCGCGGCCGCTGTGCGAACTCGAGATCGAACTGCTGCGCGGCGCCCCCGACGCGCTGCTGGCCTGTGCGCGGCAATGGGTGGCCCGCCACGGCCTGTGGCTGGACACGCGCAGCAAGGCCGAGCGTGGCGATCTGCTGGCGCGTGGCCTGCCGTACACGCCCGCGCGCAAGGCGGTCGCCGTGCGTCTGTCCGCCGACATGCCGGCCGCAGCGGCGCGGCGTGCCGTGTTGCAGGCCTGCGCGCAGCAGGTGCTGCCCAATGCGAGCCAGGTCGCCAGCGGCATCTTCGGCGACGAACATCTGCACCAGCTGCGTGTCGGGCTGCGCCGGCTGCGCGCGGCGCTGGCGCTGTTCGACGGCGCCACCGATACCGAGGCCGAAGCGTCGCCGCTGGCGGCTGCCAGCGCGGCACTGTTCCGCGAGCTCGGCGCCGCTCGCGACCAGGCCGCCATCGGTGCGCCGCTGCGCGCGCAGCTCGAGCAGGCGATCGCGTCCGCCGGCCTGGCACTGGTCGCACCGAGCCTGCCGCAGGGTAACGGCGCCGATCCGGCCCGGGTGCTGCGCAGCGCTGCGGCACAGGCCATGCTGCTCGACCTGCTGAATGCGACGCTGCCGACGAAGACGGCGCAGGATGCCGCAGACGATTCGCCGCTGGCGGCGCTGCTCGC
Proteins encoded in this window:
- a CDS encoding DUF3460 family protein — encoded protein: MPLFWKPYTSDVTSFIEQLKAARPTLEDEQRAGRALLWDKRIDRAAQADYQDARVPQQPYVYQTKAE
- a CDS encoding CYTH and CHAD domain-containing protein produces the protein MTEIELKFQVPAERRAAVAAAVAGRSGAGQVQRLQAAYHDTAERTLANAGVALRLRREGPRWVQTLKASGGDAMTRLEHNVVRPGRTAAAPPLDVALHAGTPAGARLAEVLSGAADPVLACQFRTDIRRLSRQVRTHGAVVELAFDTGSVQAETQSRPLCELEIELLRGAPDALLACARQWVARHGLWLDTRSKAERGDLLARGLPYTPARKAVAVRLSADMPAAAARRAVLQACAQQVLPNASQVASGIFGDEHLHQLRVGLRRLRAALALFDGATDTEAEASPLAAASAALFRELGAARDQAAIGAPLRAQLEQAIASAGLALVAPSLPQGNGADPARVLRSAAAQAMLLDLLNATLPTKTAQDAADDSPLAALLASRLERWHRQVKRDVRAFAGLDDAARHRLRKRVKRLRYALEFTQALFGRKKLARYLRALSDLQDRLGALNDVGVAITAFRSASPADAAVAFALGWLVARREALAAACAPELEAFTRARRPWKSQ